Part of the Candidatus Bathyarchaeota archaeon genome is shown below.
AGTTTTACAGTTCCTCTTAATCCTGTTCTCCTGTATCCTTCTTTCTTATTGCCGTCAAGCTCTAGCTTCTTCAGGATAGCTATGAGGGCACTAGCCATTGCACGCGCGAAAGTTATGGGAGAAAAGTATATCCTTATTTAGACTCCTTTAATGCAACGGAGATTTCCTGCAGCCCTAATTCGTCGAGAAGCTGTAACGTCATAGGTGCGTCGACCTTTATTGCTCCCTCAATAAGGGTCTCAATGCCACTCTTCGTGGCCAACTGGTCCTGTCTCCAGAGGTAAATTATCTTTTTTGCCAACTCCGTCGGAATCGCGTTCTTCTCCTTAGTGTTCAGCACTATCTCAATAAGTTTTTCCGAGAGGTCCCCATGTAGCGATGAGGGTATTTTTTCAAACTTGGGCTCCATATTATTTCTATATCCTATTTTCAACTGAATTATTTATTGAATTCCTTGTTCCGATCATATGAAAACCCTTTTTTCCCTGATGATTCAAAACAAATATTTAAAATAATTGTGGATTTCTCAGATATCATACTAACCTATTAACTCTATTTAAAATATTTATCATATTTTATGACCTAAATTAACATTTATATATCAATTTTGAGTTATATGGGGAATTCATCAACATGATTATACTTCTCATAAGCTATTTTTATAATATCTATAGAAAAAATTGAATAATATCACTACCCCTTTAAAGTATTGTTAACCTGGTATATCGTGTGAAATGTCCCTCGATGTTATAGACATGAAGATAATCCAAAGTCTAACGGAAGATGCCAGGTCCACATACAAGACCATCGCGGGGGAGGCCGGAGTAAGCGAGGCGACGGTAAAAAATCGCATCGATAAGCTCAAGGAGACAGGCATAATATCCCGGTTCACGACAGTTCTTGACTATTATAAGCTTGGAAGAACCATCAAAGCCTTCATCGGGCTGAAGGTACAACCATCGAAGCTCCAAGACGTCGTGGAGGTCCTTAAGAAAAACTCGGATGTTCATGTTCTCTACAGAACCAGTGGTGACGTAGACCTCCTCCTTGAGGTAATCCTCGAGAAGATGGAGGACTTGAACGCCTTCCTAGAGCGTGAGCTAGTCTACGATGGAATCCTTGGGACCGTAGTCACCATCGTAATCGGTCCCTACAAACGATGTCCCTGGACCTGTATTTAATGCTAGGCCCCCTTTTTCTCTAGAGATTTGTATTGCAAAACCCTCCAAATTGGCTTTATGCCCCCCAATTCTTGCCTTTAAAGTGATCTGTAAACATCCCCTAATTTACTTGGTTGGAACTGCTCATTTCTAAACTTTCCAGGCATTACCTGATTTAGTCAAGATCCTCCAGCTTAGGGTCAAAGTCCCTAAATGATGAACATCCAATTAGCCGAGCTTTATTAGATCTAATTCCCTGAACTCAGGTTTCAGTTCCTTCCTTTTAGTGCTGTGAAGGCGCCCCCGCTCGTTATGACTTGTGCTTGATAAGGAGCGCAAGGATTTCTAGGAGCATTACCTCTCCATTATTTTGACTCTGCTGATCTTCCCCTGTACAGCTTGTATAATTAGTAATACCTTCCCAGATCCATGAAGAAAGTCAGGGACTTGCTATCAACCTCTTCCATGTTCTTGATGAATAAGCTCCTCTATGAATTTTCGTGCGTGCGGTCTTATAGTCAAAAACAGTAAATTTTTCCCACTTCAATCACTAACTGTTTGATGAATATTGCAGCCTAACGAACCGTATTTATACCGAGACCTAAAGTTACAAGGGATGTCCAAGCCCAACTGCGCTGTCTGCGGTAAAAAACTTGAGCCCAACGAGGTCAGGATCAATGAACGGGGCATCATTCGGAGGTCAGCCCTGAAACGATACCTGTGCTTACGCTGTCGCAGAGATGATTACAATCAATATCAGTTATCAATAAATGAACTTATCAAAAAGCGATAATGCTGTTTATTTGAACTACCCTTTTGTATCTATCTTATGAGTCGTCGGGGGGGGACCTATCTCCTTAGTCTTTCTTATTTTCTGGAAGATGCAGTAATCCCTTTTCTTGACATTGTCGCCTTGAATGTTATACTCAAGAGTTTACGCCTTAGACCAGACCGATACTCTTCACCTCAGAAAATGCGGTCAGTTTGATGAATATGACTTTGTCCTTGGCCGGGATAACTCTGGCCAAGGCGTAACTGATAACCCTATTCATTTTCTATCTCGCTTCCAACACTGAGCTGTTTCTTAGGATTTAGGTCTATTAAGGTTCGGATTGAACGACTGGGGGCTTATCGTGTAGGTGCTCGATCTTCTTGATAAGGAAGAAAATAGTGACTGCGTATTGAATGATCAGGAAAAACGTTAATGCTACTACAAGGAGCTTGTTCTTGGGAGCTCTTAACAAGACAATGGGGATAACCGCTATCATCCCTGCCATGGGTAGCAGGAGCACTGATAGGAAGACGATTTTGTTCTTCTTATAGGTCTCGTAGAAGCTAGATTGAGTGCTCATCTTTGAGGGTTCTCCAGAGACCATAGAAAGAGTTACCCGAATAAAAAAATTGGTGCATGACAGAGGGGATTAGACCTTGGCCACGTGCCAAATGGATTCTGAATGTAAAAAGCTATGGCTTTTATTATGGTTCAGTTAAAGGCATCTAGAATCTTTTCTTCTATGATTTCTGACAGCAAAGATAATACCCCCTTCTTGTAATTACCTTCCCGCAACGCGCGTGTTGGCTAACTTGAGTCTGATAGAGTCAAGTCTTCAACTGTCATGTGTAGACATATATGTTGAACAATTAGCCCTATTCATGTCACGTGCTGTTTTTCAACTTTATCTTCCTTAACTCAGCTTCTGCTAGTTGTTCCGCGCGTGAATCAAATGAAAATGGTGAATTATAGTCTAGCTTAGGGGGCAGGTGGAGTCACCGTCAGTTCCTCGTTGATCTCTACCCGATCCCGCAGCGTAACCTCCAAGCCCTTGAGCCTGTTCCTGAGGGTGACTTCTGTGGTCCCTGCTGCGGAGGCGACCTCCTTCTGAATCTTTTTGTCATCCATTTCGATGCAGGCCATGTATAAAGCTGCGGCAGCGATCCCTCTCGGGTCCTTTCCTGACAGGCCCCTTCTCTCTTTGGCCCGCATCAATATATCCACTGCAAACCTCTCGGTGTCCGGCTTCAGGTTGAGTTTTGAGGCGATACCAGAGACAAACTTCATAGGGTCGTCGATAGGCATTTTTAGCTTTAGCTGCCTATGGAGTAGCCTATAGGACCGGGAGACCTCGGAGTGCTCTCGTATGCTGGCCTTGGAGATCCCCTTGAGAGGTCTAGGCACTTTGCGTTGCCGACATGCTGCGTATAAACTAGCCGCGACAAAGGCATCTATGGAGCGGCCGCGGATCAGGTCGGCCTTGAGAGCCTGACGGTAAATGAGGGCTGCACTCTCCTTAACCATTTTGGGTATCGAGAGAACAGTTGAGAGTCTGTCGAGCTCTGCCATGGCGATGCTCAAGTTCCTTCCCCAGGTGTCGTCAAGCTTTGACCGTGTGTCGTATCGCTTAAGCTTCTTCATCATGTTCCTAGTGTCTACTGTGAGCTTGTTTCCACGGGCGTCCCTGCCTCCCTTGAAGCTTGTTGAGAGCCCCATGTCATATATTGTGTATGATCTTGCCATTCCGACCCTAGTTCTAGTCTCCCTTTCGGCGCTAGTAAATGCCCTCCATTCAGGCCCTAGGTCGATAAATTCATCGTTCAATACTAGACCGCATTGACCACAGACCTCCTCTCCGGCTTCTGGGTCTGCGATTATGTTCATGCTACCACACTTTGTACAGCCTCTCATGTTTTTTTTCATTTTTTCACCTTAACTAGCCTTGGAACCGTGATTTTTCTCCGCCAAAATATGATAATATGGATAATTTACCCATACGTAAAATATATATATCTCTCTATGATAAAAACCTTTCGGGAAATAACATGGTCAAACCAAAGGGCAGCACAGGCACCACAAAAATGAAAATCATGGCAATAATCGACTATAACTACGATAATGGCGCAGATTCGTATGGCTACACCATTTGGCAGTCTCTTAAAAACCACTTTCACATTTATCTAACTAACAGCGATGTCAGAAACGTTTATCATCACCTTAGAGAGCTCACAGACCTTGGATACCTTACCAAAGAGGACGAAAAGTTAGATGATCCCTCCAAGAGGTGTTTATACGCCCTTACTGAGGACGGCAAGGGCATCGAGAGCCGTTACTCTCCATATCTAGATATTGTCCGCAGGAGCTCTGGACCGGCAAGGAAATATTAATTCTCGGCCTTCTCTAATGAGCTGGGTAGCGCAAGTAGCTCAAATATTATTGGATCTCCAGGCTTTACATCTCGTAGGATGTCCTTAGGAAGGCTCAGTTCGATGTCTTGTAGGTCCATTGTGACGGTAAGCACCGTTTTCCCCTCCATATCCGCCCTCTCCTTAACAGTGGCGTTGACCTGTGTGAACGGGTGATCCAAGTCGATGGTATTCCTGTTAACGAGAAGCTCGTTGAGGATGAGCTCGATGTGGAGGAACTCCTCGATGAATTGTTGACCCATTTCTGTTAGCTTGAAACCTCCGCCCCCAGACTTCCCCCCTTTGTGGGAGATAACTAGGGGCTGTCCGATTCTCCCCTCGGCTTTTCTGATAAGTCCCCAGGCAAATCTATAGGACATCCCCAACCCCTCTGCCGAGGCCTTGAGGGTACCCAAATCAGAGACCTTCTTTAGCAGCTGGTAGAGTCCCGGACCAAACACCATCCCCTCGTCTGTCTCCAGCCAGAGCTTGAATGAGAGTTTATGCCTGGGGGAGGTCGTCATGGGTCTTCAACAACCTGTGTCATTGTGAGCGGATAGCGTTTTCCCATATATCGGTTAGCTGTTATAATCATTGTCGGAGGAGCTGGAGTGGGATATCTAGGGTTCTACGGTCTCCATGGTTCCATTTGGAATCTCAAATTTAAACTGCATCTCATAAAGCCGTTTATATAGTCCGCCTCTCTTGATGAGTTCCTGGTGGGAGCCCGTCTCTGCTATCCTTCCCTCTTGGATGACAACGATCTTATCCGCTTTTCTAACGGTGCTGAGTCTGTGGGCTATTATGATGGATGTCCTATTTTTGAGGACTATGTCCATGGCACTCTGGATTATTAACTCTGTGTAGGCATCGATGCTGCTTGTAGCCTCGTCCATAATGAGGATACGGGGATTCGCTAAAAGAGCCCTAGCGAGGCTCACTAGCTGCCTCTGGCCTTGGCTGAGGCGGCCACCACGCTCCCTGACCTCAGTTTCATAGCCCTCTGGGAGTCTTTTGATAAACTCATGGGCTCCTACGGCCTTCGTGACCTCGATGACCTCCTCATCTGTTGCTTCGAGTCTTCCGTACTTGATGTTCTCCATGATGCTTCCGGAGAAGAGGTAGGTATCTTGGAGGACGATAGCCATTTGACCCCTAAGAGACTCAATATGGACTCCTCGGATATCCTGACCGCCCACGGTGACTCTGCCCTGCGTTGGGTCATAAAACCTGTAGAGGAGGTTGATTAACGTGGTCTTTCCCACCCCCGTGGGTCCCACAAGGGCAACAGTGGTGTTCGGCTCTATTTCCAGGTCGATGTCTCTGAGAACCGGCTGACCTTCCTCATAGCTGAAAGACAATTTCTCATATACGATCTTTCCCTCAATGGTGTTGGCTTCTACAGCATCCGGAGCGTTAGCCACCGTGATGTCAGAGTCCATGATCCCAAAGACCCGTTCCGCGGCGGCGAGGGCGGACTGAACACTATTCCAAAAGTTGCTTAGGTCCTCAATTGGCCAGAAGAACCTGTTGAGGTATGACATGAATCCGAACAATACTCCCACGCTGAGTGCTCCATTGATCACAGCGCTACCCCCGAACCACAGGACAAGGCAATTACCAATGGCTGTGAAGATGGCAACCACAGGCCAGAACGCCGACATCACCTGCCCTGCTAGGACGTTGGCTTTCATGTTGTCTGTGTTCAACTTTTGGAACTCCATTCTTGTTACTCCTTCTCGACTGAAGCATTGAATCTCTTTCATACCACTGACGCTCTCCTCCAATTTGGCTGAGACGCTGGCGATGGTTCTTCGGGTGGCCCTGTAGACTACTCGGACTTTACGACCCCAAGTGAGGAGGAATCCAATCATAAGGGGAAGTATGGTAAACGTTATAACGCTCAACCGGGCGTCCATCGTTATCATGATTATTATTATCCCCCCCAGGGTGACAAAGTCGGCGATGACGCTGGCCACGCCACTGGTCACGAGCTCCGTAATCCGATCTACGTCATTAATGACCCTGGAGACAAGACTCCCCATCTTCCGTTTCGCGTAGAAATCGAGGCCGAGCTCCTGGAGGTGGCGGAAGATATCCAGTCTCATATCATACCCCAGCTTTGCCCCCAGCCAGTTTATTATGAATCGCTGGATGACTTGCGCTGCAAAAATCAGGAGGTAGACGATAACGAACGCTATGCTTATGAGTGCAAGCCCTCCTGTGTCAAGGTCCGCGATGTATTTGTCTATAGCGAGAGTGAACATGTAAGGAGGGAGCAGATTGATCCCAGTTGATATTATCGTCACTAGGATGAGTAGCACCAGCCTCCTTTTGTGCCTCGTGATGTATTTTAGCATCCTGCTAAATAGGACCCGGTCGGGCACGGTCCTTTTATATTTCTCATCTTCGTCCCCGTGCCCGTGGTGGTGGTGATAGCCCATCTAAGTCCTCCTCCTTTGGGCACCAGAGGACTGAGTCTCGTAAAGCTTCCTATAGATACCGTCTATTTCTAAGAGCTCGTCGTGGGTTCCCTCCTCAGCGATCTCTCCGTCATCAAGGACGATAATATAGTCGGCCTTCCTAATGCTGCTGAGGCGCTGGGTAATAATGAAGGTTGTCCGGTCCTCCAGTAGTTCGTCAATGGCTTGCTGGATTTCGTACTCAGTATGGGTATCAACGCTGCTTGTAGAGTCGTCCATAATGAGAATCTTAGGGTTTTTCAGGAGCGCCCTAGCGATGGCGATTCTTTGCTTCTGGCCTCCAGATAATGTAACCCCTCTCTCTCCAACCCGGGTTTCATAGCCGTCAGGAAGGCTCTCGATAAAGTCGTTGATCTTGGCCCTCTTCGCAGCCTTCCTAATCGAGATGATACTGGCATTCTTAACGCCATAGGCGATATTCTCTCTTAGGGTGGTGGAGAAGATAAAGGGCTCTTGGCGCACGACGCCCATGTTACTCCTCAGGGATTTGATCTTGAAGTCCTGCAAGTCTACGCCGTCCAGATGGATGGATCCTTTGGAGGCATTGTAGAATCGGGGGATGAGATTGATAATACTGCTCTTCCCGGAGCCTGTGGCGCCAAGAATCGCTATTGTCTGCCCAGGTTGGACGGTTAGGTTGATGTTCTTTAAGACCATATTGGTTCCATCGTAGCTGAACCAAACGTCCTTGAATGTTATGCAGCCTTCAATCTCTTGAACGTCGACGGCGTCCTTCCTATCATGTACCTCCACCTCAGCATCAATGATGTCGAAGACTCTGTTTCCCGCGGCGATAGCCCGGACTACCATGGATGTCATGAATCCAATTCTCCTGACAGGCCCCATGAGTTTTGCAAGGTAGAAGTAGAACGCCACAACGCTTCCAACGGTGATGATGCCTGATATGACCTGCCCTCCGCCGTACCAGATAATGAGGACGAAGCCTAGGCTAGAGATGAACGATGCAAGGGGCCCAAAGCGCGCGCGGAACCAGGCCAAATCCATATTAAGGTCGAAGTACTCCATGAGCTCAACGGAAAACTTTTTCTCCTCGAACTCTTCCCTGCTGAATCCTCTCACTACCCTGGTCCCGGCCAAATTTTCTTGGAGGACCGAGGTAATAACCCCGTACTGTTCCCTAAACAGATTCCATAAGGGGCGGACATTTCTTGAAAAGTACGCGGTGGAGAGGAAGACGAACGGGACAACACTCAGAGATAAAAGGGTAAGGGTTGGGTTGATCGAGATCAGGGCGTATAGCACAAGCACTAGGAGGAGAACCGAGGATAAGACCATGCGAACCCCCATTTGGTAAAAGCGTCCCATCATGTTGATATCTCCGGTGGCCCTCGCCATGAGCTGACCTGTCCTTTGCTGATCGTAGAAGCTGAAGCTTTGCTTCAGGAGGCTGTTGTACATATCTTCTCGAATTTTGTAGGTAGCCTCCTGGGCCACTATCGTGGTGGTATACCTTTGCAGGAACGTAAAGAGGCCCGTTATTATTGCAATAACGATCAGGGATAGGCTGAATACGAGGAGGGCTCCAAAAGAAGGATTTGAACCGGAAGCGGCGCTATACCACGAAGCAATGGGGAGTAATATTCTTGAAGGAAATCCGCCAACCCCCCTTTTGAATGCAACTATTTCTCCAGTACTGAGTGCTCTCACCATGTCAATTATGGAGCCAATTATTGCAGGGGAGAGGATATCGAAGACCGTAGTTATGACTATGAGAACAAAAACCACTCTGAGCATCCATGAAACAGCGATATAACCCAAGAGGCGTTTCAGTGTCTCCCTTTGGGTCCTTGTACTGGTCGGAATTCTATCAATTGATCTCCTACCTCCTCCTCTACCGCCGCCTCCTCCACTGCCACGCCGTGCCATATTTTATGTCACTCCTGGAATGTCAGGACTGAGTTCAGCTCATTAAGCGCACTAATGTAATTTTGGTCTTGGGCCAACTTCAGATTGGTTACGAGCTTTACGAGACTGCGATAGATAAATCTCCCAAGCTCATTCGGATTTCCTTGTTTATCTACGGTCTCCTCAAAAGCCCTCTTCCTTAGTTCTTTGATTAGAGTAATGAGTTCCTCTACCTTTTCTCGTTTCTCCGCTTTGAACTCCAATCCGAAGGACCTCAGGCCGTCAGTAATCCTCTGCTGGACCTCCTCCTGCCATACCATATAGTTGTCGTCTTCCGCCAGGGTCTCGCTGAGGCTGTATGACACTATGAATCTATCTCCGATGCTCTTGTAGTATGATTGAACCATATTCCTCACCTGAACGGTGCGGGTCTTCTTAACAAGTCCAGCCTCTTTAAGAAGGTTGAGATGGTGGATGATGCTAGAGTGGTTCTTCTTGAGAGACTTGGCGAGATCCGTCGCGGACCTCTCATGGTGCCTTAGTGTATGGAGTATGTGGCGGCGGGTCTCATCAGCGAAGAGTTTAGCTATTTCGGGGTCCTTGATGACGCGAATTCCATTGACCAATATTTTCGCTACAGAACCGTGTACCGTTCTATATAAATTCTCTCAATAAACCATCAATCTTTTTTTGTACAACTCAAGGTAGACGAAGGCGTGGAGAATCAAGATGCATTCCAAGGCATTATTCTCTTCGACCCCATGTGTTCGGCATCAACTCCATTCCCGTCCTGCTCATCTCATATAGGGGACCAAGGTCATTAAGCTCAAGAACCCGTAAGGTTTTCAATTGACCTCTCCAGTTCTCAGTGATTTTAATCGAACGTGTCTCATGCTTCACAGTAAAACGTAGTATAAAGTCGAGGACATTAGATTTTGTCCTTACTCTAGTTTTATCCCTCTTGAATCTTAGGCTCCGAACTCGATGATCTTTACAGGTTCACTGAAAAAATACTTGGAACTATTGACCCGGTTTTTTTATCTTGTTATAACTATCAAATATTACGAGTCTATTAAGCAACATTCTGAGCCTCATTGCCCGTAAATATTTAAACACGCTGCCCCTCTTTTCCACCGGTTCCTTTGAACACTCTACTAAGGGAAACCCGAATGAGTTATATCACAGACGCCGCCCGAACTTGCGAGCGTTGCTGTCTCCACAAGGGCCGTTTAAACGTCGTCCCGGGGGAGGGTAGTCTGTGTTCGTCGGTGGTCCTGATTGGGGAGGCTCCCGGGCGAAAGGAGGACGAATCGGGGAGGCCTTTCATAGGGTCCGCGGGAAAGATTCTCGACGAAGCCATGGAGAACGCCGGCCTCGCTAGGTCCCAGGTCTACATCACAAACGTCGTCAAGTGCAGACCACCTGGTAACCGTAGGCCCCGATTAGACGAAGTAGCGGCTTGCACCAACTATCTCTACGATCAGCTAGCTATCCTTACTCCGCAGGTTATTGCTCCAATGGGGAACTCGGCGCTGTATCATGTCTTCAACCATTTTGGATTTGGTAATGCTACCATTGGTGAGGTGCATGGGAAGCCTCATCTTTTGGATTTTGTTTGGGGGAAGGGTGTGGTCTTTCCCCTCTATCATCCGGCGGCCATACTATACAATCGTACTCTAAAGAATGATCTTCACGCCGACTTTGAGGCATTGGGTGATCTTCT
Proteins encoded:
- a CDS encoding ABC transporter ATP-binding protein, whose amino-acid sequence is MGYHHHHGHGDEDEKYKRTVPDRVLFSRMLKYITRHKRRLVLLILVTIISTGINLLPPYMFTLAIDKYIADLDTGGLALISIAFVIVYLLIFAAQVIQRFIINWLGAKLGYDMRLDIFRHLQELGLDFYAKRKMGSLVSRVINDVDRITELVTSGVASVIADFVTLGGIIIIMITMDARLSVITFTILPLMIGFLLTWGRKVRVVYRATRRTIASVSAKLEESVSGMKEIQCFSREGVTRMEFQKLNTDNMKANVLAGQVMSAFWPVVAIFTAIGNCLVLWFGGSAVINGALSVGVLFGFMSYLNRFFWPIEDLSNFWNSVQSALAAAERVFGIMDSDITVANAPDAVEANTIEGKIVYEKLSFSYEEGQPVLRDIDLEIEPNTTVALVGPTGVGKTTLINLLYRFYDPTQGRVTVGGQDIRGVHIESLRGQMAIVLQDTYLFSGSIMENIKYGRLEATDEEVIEVTKAVGAHEFIKRLPEGYETEVRERGGRLSQGQRQLVSLARALLANPRILIMDEATSSIDAYTELIIQSAMDIVLKNRTSIIIAHRLSTVRKADKIVVIQEGRIAETGSHQELIKRGGLYKRLYEMQFKFEIPNGTMETVEP
- a CDS encoding LysR family transcriptional regulator, which produces MTTSPRHKLSFKLWLETDEGMVFGPGLYQLLKKVSDLGTLKASAEGLGMSYRFAWGLIRKAEGRIGQPLVISHKGGKSGGGGFKLTEMGQQFIEEFLHIELILNELLVNRNTIDLDHPFTQVNATVKERADMEGKTVLTVTMDLQDIELSLPKDILRDVKPGDPIIFELLALPSSLEKAEN
- a CDS encoding Lrp/AsnC family transcriptional regulator; translation: MSLDVIDMKIIQSLTEDARSTYKTIAGEAGVSEATVKNRIDKLKETGIISRFTTVLDYYKLGRTIKAFIGLKVQPSKLQDVVEVLKKNSDVHVLYRTSGDVDLLLEVILEKMEDLNAFLERELVYDGILGTVVTIVIGPYKRCPWTCI
- a CDS encoding ArsR family transcriptional regulator, which produces MVNGIRVIKDPEIAKLFADETRRHILHTLRHHERSATDLAKSLKKNHSSIIHHLNLLKEAGLVKKTRTVQVRNMVQSYYKSIGDRFIVSYSLSETLAEDDNYMVWQEEVQQRITDGLRSFGLEFKAEKREKVEELITLIKELRKRAFEETVDKQGNPNELGRFIYRSLVKLVTNLKLAQDQNYISALNELNSVLTFQE
- a CDS encoding ABC transporter ATP-binding protein, whose translation is MARRGSGGGGGRGGGRRSIDRIPTSTRTQRETLKRLLGYIAVSWMLRVVFVLIVITTVFDILSPAIIGSIIDMVRALSTGEIVAFKRGVGGFPSRILLPIASWYSAASGSNPSFGALLVFSLSLIVIAIITGLFTFLQRYTTTIVAQEATYKIREDMYNSLLKQSFSFYDQQRTGQLMARATGDINMMGRFYQMGVRMVLSSVLLLVLVLYALISINPTLTLLSLSVVPFVFLSTAYFSRNVRPLWNLFREQYGVITSVLQENLAGTRVVRGFSREEFEEKKFSVELMEYFDLNMDLAWFRARFGPLASFISSLGFVLIIWYGGGQVISGIITVGSVVAFYFYLAKLMGPVRRIGFMTSMVVRAIAAGNRVFDIIDAEVEVHDRKDAVDVQEIEGCITFKDVWFSYDGTNMVLKNINLTVQPGQTIAILGATGSGKSSIINLIPRFYNASKGSIHLDGVDLQDFKIKSLRSNMGVVRQEPFIFSTTLRENIAYGVKNASIISIRKAAKRAKINDFIESLPDGYETRVGERGVTLSGGQKQRIAIARALLKNPKILIMDDSTSSVDTHTEYEIQQAIDELLEDRTTFIITQRLSSIRKADYIIVLDDGEIAEEGTHDELLEIDGIYRKLYETQSSGAQRRRT
- a CDS encoding uracil-DNA glycosylase, producing MSYITDAARTCERCCLHKGRLNVVPGEGSLCSSVVLIGEAPGRKEDESGRPFIGSAGKILDEAMENAGLARSQVYITNVVKCRPPGNRRPRLDEVAACTNYLYDQLAILTPQVIAPMGNSALYHVFNHFGFGNATIGEVHGKPHLLDFVWGKGVVFPLYHPAAILYNRTLKNDLHADFEALGDLLGPVSL
- a CDS encoding TFIIB-type zinc ribbon-containing protein, which produces MKKNMRGCTKCGSMNIIADPEAGEEVCGQCGLVLNDEFIDLGPEWRAFTSAERETRTRVGMARSYTIYDMGLSTSFKGGRDARGNKLTVDTRNMMKKLKRYDTRSKLDDTWGRNLSIAMAELDRLSTVLSIPKMVKESAALIYRQALKADLIRGRSIDAFVAASLYAACRQRKVPRPLKGISKASIREHSEVSRSYRLLHRQLKLKMPIDDPMKFVSGIASKLNLKPDTERFAVDILMRAKERRGLSGKDPRGIAAAALYMACIEMDDKKIQKEVASAAGTTEVTLRNRLKGLEVTLRDRVEINEELTVTPPAP
- a CDS encoding helix-turn-helix transcriptional regulator — protein: MVKPKGSTGTTKMKIMAIIDYNYDNGADSYGYTIWQSLKNHFHIYLTNSDVRNVYHHLRELTDLGYLTKEDEKLDDPSKRCLYALTEDGKGIESRYSPYLDIVRRSSGPARKY